The following is a genomic window from Bacteroidia bacterium.
GAAAGGTGTACATCTCCTTTCCGACAATATCGGTTTCTTCGCCGATACCACGCGTAAACACCGCGGTATCCTCGAACACCGGTGTCCGAATTTCACCATAGCAGTATTTCGCCATTACATCCCGAATAACCTGCTCGACGAAATTCCATGCGACGGTGTCAGCAGGAAGGAGATCGCGTGTGCCCTTGACATTTTTGTACATAGCCATGATCTGTTTCTCTGGTTGGGACGAAAAAGGCACGCTTGATGCATGCCTTTTCCTGAATCCATGGGTGGCCGTAGCCGGATTACACGTCGAGATAATTCATTTCCTCGTCCTTGAGGACGGTGAGGATCTCTGCGGAACTGCCGGCCTGCAACAACTTCGAGCGTAACTCTTCCTTGTTCATGAGTCGGGAGATTCGGCTGAGCAGCTTGATATGCGCGCCCACAAGACTATCCTTGCCGATGAGCAGGAAGAGGAGACGAACGGGCTCATGATCGAGTGACTGATAGTCGATTGCTTTTTCCGTCACGCCAAAGGCGGCGACGATGTCCGTTACTGCATCGGTTTTACCATGAGGGATGGCAAATCCTTTGCCGACACCTGTGGACATGATTTTTTCGCGTTCGAAAATCGCCTGGCGAACCTTCTCAAGGTCCTTGATTTTCTGGGATTTCGCGGCAAGATCAATGATCGCATTGATCACATCTTCCTTGGTGTCGCCGGGAATGTTGACCTTGATCAGATCTTCGGTAAGAATGCTGGTGATTTTCATTGTCATTTCTGATTGAACGAATGAGGTTCCATAGCCCGTAAATTACGGATTATCCCGCCATCGAACAACTTTCTCCTCATAGTCGCGCGCAAGAGCCTCCGCGCGGTCACGCGCCTCCGCCTCGACGAAGATGTAGAACTCCTCATGTTCCTTGCTGGGTAAAAGCAGCACCCACGCAGCACCGTCGAAGAGAATTTTTATCCCGTCAATGAGTTCGCGTCGATGTGCCTCCGATTCGTGCATCGCGTAGCGCATGACCTTCCCCTTGTCCTGCCAACGGCACGGAACAACAAGGTCGATGCGATGATAGCGGGGGATGTCCGCGTCGATGTCGCCAAGACGTTTCCCGGTGACCGCCATCATCTCGAGGATTTTCGCGACACTGAACATGGCGTCCGTCGCGAAAAGAAATTCCGGGAAAATGAAACCGCCCTTCGTGCCCGCAACATATCCGATTTCCGGATCCTTCAAAACTGCATTCATCATGCCGCCGTGCGTATTCGGTGTCCGGATGAGTTCCACACCGTATTCAGCCGCGATAACGTCCATTTCGCCGCTGGCGGCGACCGGACAGGCAATTTTCTTCAGAGGGGTGCCCAGCTGACGGCGACTTTCGAGGTAGAATTTCGTCACGATGGACATCAGTCGTTCCTCGGGGATGAAATTCCCTCTCTCGTCGGCCGCGAACACCTTCTCTCCACCAGCGTCAAGCAATACCCCGATGTCGCAGGAGAGCGAACGCACGATATTCGAGACGTTCGTGCAGGCGGCGTTGAATTCCTCCTTGTTCCGGGTCAGACGCGTGCGGTCGATATAGGCATTGAGAGAAATCACCTGTGCGCCAAGCTTGGAGAGGATATTCGGGAAGATCGATGAGGTGATACCGTAGCTGTAATCAATCACGACGCTGAAGCTCTTGCTGGCGATGAGTGCATGGTCAATCTCGGAGAGAAAGCGTTCGCGGTAGGTCTCCGTTGTGCGTTCCGGGAAATACAGTGAACCGATGCTGTCATACCCTGCACGTTTGAAGTCCTCCGAAAAGAACTGCCGCTCGATGGCTTTGCTGCGCTTGGACGCAAGGTCCTGTCCGTCTGCGTCGAAGAGGATGATGTCCATCGATTTCTTATCGAAAGGCGATTTCCTGACATGAAAACCAGCCGCATAGCGTCCGCTGCGGAGGATCTGTCGCATCATGGGTATGGAGGTGCTTTGCATGTCATGCACATTGACGCCGGACGACATCAGCCCGCACGCGATGGCGCGCTTCATCATGCGTGAAGCATTGTCCGGATCGCGGCTGGCGAGAATCTGCGTGCCGTCGCCAAGCATGGCGCCGATGGAGGCTCCGAGTTTGGCTCCGAATTCCGGATTCATCTCGATGTTGGCGCTGCCGGTGATCCTTGCGTCGGTGAACAGTTCGCGAAGCCACTTGTCTTCCCAGACCAGGCTCTTGGTCAGCACAGCTCCGTCCTGCACGATTTTCTCCGGCCAGAGCTTGATGTTGGACAGTAATGTGGCACCTTGGCCGATGTTACAGCGATCACTGATGAACACATTATCCGACACCGTGACGCCGGCGTTCAACGTGCTGTGAAAACCCACCACGGAATTCGAAACTTGTACCGAATCCTCGATGATGCAGCCATCCCAGATGATGGAGTTCAGAATGACAGCTCCGTCGTGCACCGTCACATTATTGCCGATGACGGAATTGATGATTCTCGCAGAATCGGCAACACGGGCTCCACGTCCGATCACAACGCTGCCGCTCCAGTGTGCGGTGTCTGCGGGAACGGTACTACCCTCGCCCACCCATACATTCCCGTTGCGTGTGCCATCGATATTGACAGTCACCCGGCCGGAAAGGGAATCCATGGATGCTTCATGATACTCGTCCAGCGTCCCCACATCGCGCCAATACCCTTCGGCAATGTATCCGCACAACTTCTTCCCCTCGAGCATCATCTGCGGAAAGAGGTTCTTGCTGAAATCGAAATCCTCCTTATACGGGATCATATCGAGGATGTGATTTTCGAGGATATAGATGCCGGTGTTGATCGTATCGCTGAACACTTCTCCCCAACTCGGTTTTTCAAGGAAGCGGGTGATATTTCCCTGCTCGTCCACGATGACGACACCGAATTGCAATGGATTCGGAACACGCGTCAGGACCAGAGTGGCATCCGCTCCTTTTTCTTCATGAAAGCGTATTGCCGCCGTAAGATCGAAATCGGTGAGGACGTCGCCGCTGATGATGATGATGCGATCTTTGCCGATTTTTTCCAGCGCGTTCCGTACGCTGCCGGCGGTTCCGAAATCCGCTTCGGCCTGCATGTACTGCATGGTTATACCGAAGTCACTTCCTTCTCCAAAGAAGTTCTTTATCACGGCGGGATGATAGTACAGCAACGAAATGATGTCGTTGAAGCCATGCGTGCGGAGCAGATCGACGATGTGCAGCATCATCGGTCGGTTAGCCATCGGCACCATGGGTTTGGGGATGTTGCAGGTGAGGGGGCGCAGTCGAGTCCCGAATCCGCCCGCCATGATCACAGCTTTCATGGATGTGTCGTGTTAGTTTGTAGGGCCCTGTCTTGTCCGAAATTACGAAACCGGACGGGGGGAAACAAACCGGACACGCAGTAACCCATTTTTCCGGACATCGGCGCGTGTATTTTCGGGCGATGTGTTCCGCGAAAAACACCAGCATCGGCGTGACGGCGGTCATGCCGCAGCCCGCAGCATGAGCGGGAAAAACCGGAATGCGAAAGACAGCAGGTTTCTTCCGACGTCATGGCCGGCGGAACATGTGTCAGAACGGCTGTGGCGGCAAATTTGTGAAATCTACTTTTATCTCGATATCCCCGACGAAGCGCCCGGAACCCAGATCAACAGGAGTAGGAGTGTTGACGTCACCCGACGCGGTATACACCCCCACCACGCGCCAGTCCTGGAAAAGATTGGCTCCGAATTGTTGGGCCGCGACGATATACGCAAAGCGACCTTTCAAACCGTCGAGCACGATGCGCCAGGATTGCGGCGTTGTACCAAAGGCCAATTGCTCCGAGAACAAAGCCGTACCACCGAGTACTTCGGTAAGAATATCGACGGGGGGATAATTCCTGAACGCCACGATACGAAGATCCCGAACACTGTCCGCAGGCGGCCATGGGGACGTGACGGTCAGCGTCCCTCCGAGTCCGGGCGTCTGCGTATCGATTGGGTCGGGTGCCAGGCCCTCGTCGCATCCTGAGAGAAAGCACAAGGATAGCAGCGCTATGAAAAAATGCTTCCGCATGGCGACGTCACTTCACTATTGCCCCATTGGCAATGTCCGTTTCCGGAGTCACGAGTATGGGCCCCTCGGAATCGTTCGATGCGGCGAGCAGCATGCCCTGTGATTCGATGCCGAACAGCTTCGCGGGCTTCAGATTGGCGACGATCACGATGGCCTTTCCTTTCAGGTCCTCCGGAGCATAGCGCATCGCTATGCCGGCGACAATCTGGCGCGTCTCGCTTCCGATATCCACCGTCAGCTTCACGAGCTTGGAGGACTTGGGCACCGCTTCAGCCCCGACGATGCGTCCCGTCCGCAGATCGAGCTTCATCACATCGTCAATGCTGATCTGTTCCTTCAGGGGCGGGTACTGCACATCGCTCTCACCGCTCATGACGCCGAGCTTTGCTGTTTCCGCGTCAATGGCCGCGTCGTCGATTTTTTCAAAAAGGATGCTCTTCTCGCCCAGTTGATGTCCGGCCGGGAGCCTCTGCGTACGCGGGGCATCCCATTGTACGGGTACCACATCTTCAAGAAGCATGATCCGATGCATCGCCGCGGCGGTGAACGGAAGCACGGGCTCGATGTACACGCGCAGCGCGTACATCACTTGCAGGCAGCAGTTGAGCGTCGTAGCACACACTGACCGGTCGCTCTTGATCGTCTTCCACGGCTCCTGGTCGTTGAAATATTTGTTGGCCGCACGCGCCAGGTTCATCATCGCTGTAACACCGTCGCGGAAGCGGAATTTCTCAAAGGCCTCGGCCACTGAGTCGGCCGTGCGGTCGATTTCGGAGAGGAAAGCTCTGTCAGCCTCGCTCAAGGCGCCCGGCTCCGGAACGCGGTTCTCAAAGTATTTGTCCGCGAAATGCAGTGTGCGGTTGACGAAGTTTCCAAGGATGTCGGCGAGCTCGTTGTTGTTGCGCGCCTGAAAATCCTTCCAGTAAAAATCGCTGTCCCGCGATTCCGGCATGTTCATGGCGAGGGTGTAACGGAGAGGATCCGCAGGCCAGGTGTCCAGAAACTCGTTCAGCTCGATGGACCAGTTCATGCTCTTCGAGAATTTCTTTCCTTCGAGATTCAGAAATTCGTTTGCGGGAACATTGTCCGGAAGCACATGGCCGCCCTTTGCCATGATCATCGCTGGAAACATCAGGCAGTGAAACACGATGTTGTCCTTGCCGATGAAGGCCACGTAGCGCGTCTCCTCGTCCTGCCAGTACTGTTTCCATGCATCGGGCTGCCCCATGCGCACGGCCCATTCCTTCGTCGAGCTGATATACCCGAGCACCGCGTCGAACCAGACGTAGATGACTTTACCCTGCTCTTCCTCGCCCGGAACACTGACGCCCCAGGTGAGATCGCGCGTGATGGGACGATCGCCGAGACCGGCCTTCAGCCAGCTGCGCACCTGCTGCAGCACATTGTCCTTCCAGTCGCCCGCGTGCGATTCGACGTATTGCTCAAGTCGCGTCTGAAATGCTCCGAGCGGGAAGTTCCAGTGCGTGGACTCGCGCACAACTGGCGTCGCATCGCTGAGCAAACTGCGTGGATGGAGCAACTCGGTCTGATCGTAGTATTTGCTGCAGTTCTCGCATTGATCCCCGTAGGCGCGGTCGTAGCCGCAATGAGGGCAGGTCCCCGTCACGAAACGATCGGGTAAAAACATGCCTGCATCGGGATCGAAGAGCTGCATTTCTGAGCTCTGCCGAATGAGGCCCTTCTCCTTCAAGTCACTGAACCACTCCCGGGCCGTCTCGTGATGCACCGGCAGCGAGGTACGGGAGTAGTTGTCGAAGCTGATACCGCAGCGCGAAAACGCCCGCGCGTTCAGCTCATGATAGCGGTCAATAATTTCCTGAGGCGAAACCCCCTCTTTCTTCGCGGAAATCAGAATACTGACGCCGTGTTCATCGGACCCACAGATGTACAGGACGTCGGTGCCTTTGAGCCGATGGTAACGCACGTACATATCGGCTGGCAGGTACGCACCGGCAAGGTGACCGAAATGGATGGAACCGTTGGCATAGGGAAGCGCGGAGGTGACGAGTAAACGTTTCATGAATGTATGCATGAGAAATGGTGGCCGTATGCAGCGTGCCGAAGCGCTGTAGCGAGCAAAGCAATGCAGTATAACACATCTTTGCGAATCGGTGCAAAACGGCAAGAGTCAGGAACGGACGAACAGAATCCGCTGGGCTCCCGTCAAGTCTTCCGACAGTGTCCGACGCGAGGCGATCAATCTGCGGCGGCAGTGTCGCCGCCCGGGAATGCCTCGAGCGGATTAAACCTATAACTGGCGCGCATTGTCCTACCGGAGTTGTGTGTTTTGAGATATTCCGGAGCCCGTAATGAATACACATCGCGTGTTGTCCGCAATTCTGGTCCTGTGTGCCCTGCTTCTCGTTATTGCATGCTCCACTGACGAAGCCATGGAAGAGGAATTACGGCCGCGCCGGGGCGGCGATCCTGCAGAAGTATTCAGGCGCCTGGACAGCGACGGCGATGGTGTGCTGACACGGGAAGAATTTCGTGCGATACCCGCAAGAAACCGCACACCGGACGAAATATTTACGCGTCTCGATCGTGACGGAAACGGTGCTCTCTCTCAATCCGAATTCATGGAAGCCCGGCAAGGACGGCAGGATGGTTCACGCGGCGGAAGCGATCGTTAGCATCGCGGATGTACAAGTCAATCGTGGATTCAGTAATTTCCGATGTATGAACGATACCCCCGATGACGATCTCGTTCTGGCCTGCCGCGACGGCGACAGACGCGCATTCAACGAACTGGTGCGTCGCTACCAAAAGCGCGTATTTCACGTGGTGCAGGGCATCGTCCGCAACGGCGATGATGCGCTCGACATCACACAAGACGTGTTCATACGGGCGTGGAAAGGATTGGACCGTTTTCAGGGGCAGGCGAAGGTGTTCACCTGGCTGTATCGCATCGCGGTGAATCTCAGTCTCAATCACCTGCGCAGCGCATGGTTCCGCTCGTTTCTGCCGGTCGGAGACAATCATGAGCGTATCGGTTCCGACGAGACTGATGCGCACACAAAGCTGGAGCAGGACGAAGCCCGACGGGCCGTCAACAACGCCATCGAGGCCCTTCCGCCAAAACAACGGGCAGTGTTCGTGCTCCGGTACTACGAAGAATTGCCGTACGAGGAAATCGCAGGTATACTGAAAACCTCCGTCGGCGGACTCAAGGCAAACTATCACCACGCAGTGAAGAAAATCGAGGAGCATGTGCGTCATGCATTGTCGTAACATCAAACCCCTGCTGCCGGATCACGCCAACGGCGCCGTCAGCGCCTCCGAGGCCGAAGCCGTGCGTTCTCATACTGAGCACTGCCCCGACTGTGCCGCAGAGCTTGCTCGATATCAGGGACTGTTCGCGGGTCCCCTGTCACGTGAAGCACGCGCGTCGCACGTGGACTGGTCCGCGTTCGGCGTACGTCTCAACGAGCGCCTCGACGGTGAAGAGCGAAAAACATCATTCCTGATGAGGCCCGCGGCAGCCATTCCCGCAGTCGCGTTGCTGATCGTGGGCGCACTCAGTGTGTACTTCTTCGGCGTGCCGGTGCTCGGACCGAACTCCTCACAGTCCTTGTACAGCGACATCGAGCGTTCACTGGGCGAAGAAGTCCTGCGCACGTTTCCTTTCGAAACGCTGGATGACATCGTTGTGAGCACCGGGAGCGACGCTGGCCTCTCCGCTGTTCCACTGAACTCCGGGATGTTGGACTCAGACGTGGTTGATGAAATTTTCGCAGACGCTCTCGGTGACAGCCACATAGCCGCAGCGGACTCCTGGCTTGCGTCCGAGCCGGATCTCCTCTCCTCCCTCACTTCGGACGAAGCGGAGCAAATTATCATTGAACTGCAATCGAAGACATTTTTGGAGCATTGAGGTCATCATGTCACGCAGAATCACCCTATCCGGTCTCATCATTTTCTACGCGGCGCTCACTCTCACCGCGCTGCCACTCGCGGCGCAGGACGGCCCGGACGACGAAGAGGGGCGCCGCAGAGTCGAAGATCTCAGGCGCGTGAAGCTCATTGAAGCGCTCGATCTCAACGAGGAGCAATCGGTGCGGCTTCTCACGCGCGAAAAGGACTTCCGCGAAAAGGAGCGCCAGGCGCAGGAGCGCCGCAAGACGCTGTTTAAAACACTCGAAAGCAAAATCGAGGAGAAAGCCTCCGACGAAGTGCTACGCGAGCACATTCTGAAACTGCACGAAAGCGGTCTCGAAATGCAGAACCTGCGGCGCGATTACCTGTTCTCCCTCGGCGACATACTGAGCATGCAGCAGATCGCACGTATGGTCGTTTTCGAGCAGCGCTTCATGCAGGAGGTGCGCACGCTCATACAGCGCTACCGGAAGGGCGGACGACCGGGACGGTGAGGAGATGCCATGGGCCTGAAAGTGCCTCTCCCTCCGAGGGCCGGCCCATCCTGGCTCCGTTGTTGATCGACACCGCCTGACTCCATCACCACAACTGCGCAAGTCCGGACCCATTGCCTGTAGCTTACCGTGGCGCATCGCAGCAATCATCCCCGGATATTCCTGTTCATCTTCAGTGTCATGGGTCAATCGGAGCGTTGGATGAACGACCACCTGCGACGCAAATGACCTTTTACGAACGGAGTGCCGGGCAGCACTTCCAAGACCGATTCAGATCGATCTCCAGATTCGCCCATCACGTTTCAGCTTCTCGCACATTCATCAGCAAGAAATGACCACGCACTGCCTCTCGGAAGCAGCGACCACGCATGGATACGCATCCCATCGTCGGACAGAAGCGGGTCAATCTCTCGTTTCACTCCCCACATTGACTTTCACCGACATTCTTCGTAAATAACGGCATCGAAGTTCGAATTCAGCCGATTTCGTGATCACGCCGTGCTTCATATACACGCACACCTCACGCTTGTTCACGTGTTTAGGAGAAAGAGGAAATGAAATCCATTATCGCGCTGTTCATCATTATTCTCGGGGGGGGGGGTAATCCTTCCAACTCAACAATTATTCGCACAAGCGGTTGATACCACCGTCGTGGCTATACTCTGTGTGCAATTCGCCGACAAGGATACCGTGATCGACTCACGTGGAGGTGTAGGACTGTCGCCGCCGCCCGCTCTCGACGTCATTGAAAACAAGTACCGCTACGAAGCGTTCTGGGATATCATCTTCCAGCCAACGGACAGCGTGAAACATCCGGAGTCGGACTTCCCGCTCACCTATGCGCGGGGTAACCGGGGCTTTTTCCAGTACGGCAGCCTGCGCAGATACATCGAGGACAACAGTTACGGACTCCACACCGTTGTACCGTATCGCGCATGGAGCGCTTCGAGCGGCCTGATCAACACCGTAACGCCGGACAGCAGCGGAGATCCGAAGCGCGCGATCGTCAACTGGCTGACAGTACCAAAAGTCAAGATGATTGAAGGTGACAGCGGCAAAATAAAAGCAAACTTTGAGAGTCCCTACACACTTGCCGACAGCGCAATACTTGCCGCCAAGGAAGCACGAGTAATTGCCTGGGATAGCATCGATGTCGTTATCATCTACTATGCCGGCTTGAACGCGTTCGGGTACTCAAAAGCCGGGACGTTCAGGGATTCGGAAGACACGATTCAGTATGCCATTTCAAGCGAACGATACGGGGTCGATGGTGATGCAAACGCCTTTTGCTTCATCTATCCACGCGTGGTGTTTCACGAGTTTCTCCATGCCGCGTTTGGGGCTCAGGACTTACACTACAAGAACATCAAGCCATATTGCGTTGGTGTTGGCCATTTTTCGATCATGGGTGACAGTTCTCCTCTCGCCGCTTACACTCCGGAAATGCTCGATCCCTGGCACAAACTCCGGATGGGCTGGCTGCGCTACTACGTTCCGGATGCGTTGAAGGACACACTGAACCTCATTACCCCGATCGATACAACGAACTTTTATCTCCCCGTGGTTTCCGAACCCTACAATGGAGGACCTCCTTACGTTCTTGTGATCCCATTTCGCATGCATCCGGATGTCGATGGATGGAATCGATCGGCACGTCGCTACCTTATCGTAGAAAATCGACGGGCCGTCGGCTGGGATCGCGTGGTGGCTGTGGACGAGATGGATAAAAATTCTCCGACCTACGGGCAAATACGGGGTACTTGTGGTTTTTTGATATGGACGAGTGCGCTTGACCGATGGATCGAGGGGTGGGTGTACGATGCCGACGGGGATTTTCGTACGTGGCAAAGCACAGAACTGTACGGTGAACCCGAGGATGTGTACGATGGCTCACCAGGCCGGAACGTATTTTCGCTCTGGTCCGAACCCAACGTGTTCTCCTGGCCAGAGCCGAATGAGGGAGTTAGATTGAAAAATGAAGATCAGCGTAACGTGTACATCGAATTCCCACCCTACGTGGATTCCAGCAACATTAATCCGATTTCTCGACTCGTAATTGATCGCTTCGTCCCCGCCGCGCATACGTACGGGGATTTTGTTGAGGAAGACGTTTCTCCGACCAAGTACGCGGCGCAGAAGAAAATCCATCTGCACGACACTCTGACTCTCGCCATGTTCCGCGCGGACGGCAAGACCTATGTCATGAGCGGAAAGGATGTTGACGATCTTCGTGATGTTGCCTGCCTCAATTATGCCATTGCCGCCTCTGACACGCTGATGGATAACTCGGCGTTGACGTTTTATCCCAATCCGGCTCTACCTTCGAAATGGAGCATGAATTATGTTTGGCAGCAGGAAACCGAGGGTGGATACTTCACCAGGGTGGAGTACGCTGATGCAGCTTTGTCGTCGGTAAAACAGCAATACCGAAAAACCTGGGGCCCCTTCCAGCAGCAACCCCGTCCCGTGATAGCGAGCAGGGGGCAGTTTGGTGTGCTTGCCTTCGCCGGTGACGACGGCATATACTCAAGCACATCCACAAATGCGGGCATGACCTGGTCCGAACCCGCGCTTGTGCCCGGCTCGCAGGCCGGCAGTGGCATCCCCTGCATTCTGATGGACAGCGAGGCGCGCGGAGATAGCGCCTGGTTGCTCGCTTTCGTGAATCGTTTAAATCTGAAGGATGAAACCTGGCTTCACCGAAGTTCGACGAATCAAACAGTAAGACTTTCCGATAACAATCAGAGCGCCTGCGCCAATCCCAACGCCTCGCGCCTCGGAGACAAGCTCTCCGTGGTATATCAGTATCATGATACCAAGCGCGATCGCAACCACATTGCGCGCATAGAAGTCGATCTCTCGAAAACCGACCCGCCGAATGATCGAGATGCGTTTGGACTATTGATGCAAAAAGATGACGATGTCAACCGAGATCCCGCACTCATCTACACGGATACTTCCGATGCCCGGAAATCTCTTCTGTACTGGGTATTCAACAAAGGCGAGAAGTTGCTCTCAGCAGCGACCTACGAACAGAACGACAGTCTCAACGGCTGGTATCGCGGTATTGAAGGAGCGTTGAGCAGCAAGCCGACCTCGTATCCGCATCTGCTCCTCCACGAGCCGGGCAATCCGAAGTTGGTGGTCTCCCGCACAGGTTCCTCCTATGGCATGCAACTGCTAGCCGACAGCACCCCTGCCGTCGTGGTGATGACGCGGAATGAGGATCTCGACGCCAACCCGGCACTGCTCCGCCTCGCTACGCAGCTCGGGATGATGTTTCGTGACGCTGGCGGCGATCACTTGATGCATGCGCGATGGCGTACACCCGTCGTTGTACGAGTGGCCGACACCATCGCTATAGTCCATTACGATTATGGCGCCACAAAGAATTTTGCAAGCGCCGTCATGGACTCGCTCACCCGGACACGGGTCTTCAACATGACGGACGAGGATGTTGCCGTATTCGCGCTCGATCTTTCGATGTCGCAAACCGCACCAGATACTATAATTTTTGAATCACAGCTTGTGGATGCCGTGTCCGGTCAGAGTATCTCGGGCAGCGGCGAGATGCGGATAGCACCAAGGACTGGCGATACGACGGTGTATATCGGTCTGGAACTGCCGAACGGGGATCCTCCCACGGATTGCTTCATCGTGACATCCATGGCCCGGGGGTACTATCAGCCGGGCGAGCTGCCGCGTCTCGACCTAACTCGTTACATGCTGTACAGCACCGAAACCATGCCGAAGCGGAACTCGTGGGCCTCGCGCGTGTTGCCCCAAACCGGGAGCATACAAACATACCCGCAACCCACCCGCGATGAACTGCGTTTTGTCGTAGAAGGAGCAGTGCCGGAGGCAAGCCGGGCGCAACTCTTCGACTTGC
Proteins encoded in this region:
- a CDS encoding PTS sugar transporter subunit IIA, with the protein product MKITSILTEDLIKVNIPGDTKEDVINAIIDLAAKSQKIKDLEKVRQAIFEREKIMSTGVGKGFAIPHGKTDAVTDIVAAFGVTEKAIDYQSLDHEPVRLLFLLIGKDSLVGAHIKLLSRISRLMNKEELRSKLLQAGSSAEILTVLKDEEMNYLDV
- a CDS encoding sugar phosphate nucleotidyltransferase, whose translation is MKAVIMAGGFGTRLRPLTCNIPKPMVPMANRPMMLHIVDLLRTHGFNDIISLLYYHPAVIKNFFGEGSDFGITMQYMQAEADFGTAGSVRNALEKIGKDRIIIISGDVLTDFDLTAAIRFHEEKGADATLVLTRVPNPLQFGVVIVDEQGNITRFLEKPSWGEVFSDTINTGIYILENHILDMIPYKEDFDFSKNLFPQMMLEGKKLCGYIAEGYWRDVGTLDEYHEASMDSLSGRVTVNIDGTRNGNVWVGEGSTVPADTAHWSGSVVIGRGARVADSARIINSVIGNNVTVHDGAVILNSIIWDGCIIEDSVQVSNSVVGFHSTLNAGVTVSDNVFISDRCNIGQGATLLSNIKLWPEKIVQDGAVLTKSLVWEDKWLRELFTDARITGSANIEMNPEFGAKLGASIGAMLGDGTQILASRDPDNASRMMKRAIACGLMSSGVNVHDMQSTSIPMMRQILRSGRYAAGFHVRKSPFDKKSMDIILFDADGQDLASKRSKAIERQFFSEDFKRAGYDSIGSLYFPERTTETYRERFLSEIDHALIASKSFSVVIDYSYGITSSIFPNILSKLGAQVISLNAYIDRTRLTRNKEEFNAACTNVSNIVRSLSCDIGVLLDAGGEKVFAADERGNFIPEERLMSIVTKFYLESRRQLGTPLKKIACPVAASGEMDVIAAEYGVELIRTPNTHGGMMNAVLKDPEIGYVAGTKGGFIFPEFLFATDAMFSVAKILEMMAVTGKRLGDIDADIPRYHRIDLVVPCRWQDKGKVMRYAMHESEAHRRELIDGIKILFDGAAWVLLLPSKEHEEFYIFVEAEARDRAEALARDYEEKVVRWRDNP
- the metG gene encoding methionine--tRNA ligase, whose product is MKRLLVTSALPYANGSIHFGHLAGAYLPADMYVRYHRLKGTDVLYICGSDEHGVSILISAKKEGVSPQEIIDRYHELNARAFSRCGISFDNYSRTSLPVHHETAREWFSDLKEKGLIRQSSEMQLFDPDAGMFLPDRFVTGTCPHCGYDRAYGDQCENCSKYYDQTELLHPRSLLSDATPVVRESTHWNFPLGAFQTRLEQYVESHAGDWKDNVLQQVRSWLKAGLGDRPITRDLTWGVSVPGEEEQGKVIYVWFDAVLGYISSTKEWAVRMGQPDAWKQYWQDEETRYVAFIGKDNIVFHCLMFPAMIMAKGGHVLPDNVPANEFLNLEGKKFSKSMNWSIELNEFLDTWPADPLRYTLAMNMPESRDSDFYWKDFQARNNNELADILGNFVNRTLHFADKYFENRVPEPGALSEADRAFLSEIDRTADSVAEAFEKFRFRDGVTAMMNLARAANKYFNDQEPWKTIKSDRSVCATTLNCCLQVMYALRVYIEPVLPFTAAAMHRIMLLEDVVPVQWDAPRTQRLPAGHQLGEKSILFEKIDDAAIDAETAKLGVMSGESDVQYPPLKEQISIDDVMKLDLRTGRIVGAEAVPKSSKLVKLTVDIGSETRQIVAGIAMRYAPEDLKGKAIVIVANLKPAKLFGIESQGMLLAASNDSEGPILVTPETDIANGAIVK
- a CDS encoding EF-hand domain-containing protein, encoding MNTHRVLSAILVLCALLLVIACSTDEAMEEELRPRRGGDPAEVFRRLDSDGDGVLTREEFRAIPARNRTPDEIFTRLDRDGNGALSQSEFMEARQGRQDGSRGGSDR
- a CDS encoding sigma-70 family RNA polymerase sigma factor, which encodes MNDTPDDDLVLACRDGDRRAFNELVRRYQKRVFHVVQGIVRNGDDALDITQDVFIRAWKGLDRFQGQAKVFTWLYRIAVNLSLNHLRSAWFRSFLPVGDNHERIGSDETDAHTKLEQDEARRAVNNAIEALPPKQRAVFVLRYYEELPYEEIAGILKTSVGGLKANYHHAVKKIEEHVRHALS
- a CDS encoding zf-HC2 domain-containing protein: MHCRNIKPLLPDHANGAVSASEAEAVRSHTEHCPDCAAELARYQGLFAGPLSREARASHVDWSAFGVRLNERLDGEERKTSFLMRPAAAIPAVALLIVGALSVYFFGVPVLGPNSSQSLYSDIERSLGEEVLRTFPFETLDDIVVSTGSDAGLSAVPLNSGMLDSDVVDEIFADALGDSHIAAADSWLASEPDLLSSLTSDEAEQIIIELQSKTFLEH
- a CDS encoding T9SS type A sorting domain-containing protein — encoded protein: MAILCVQFADKDTVIDSRGGVGLSPPPALDVIENKYRYEAFWDIIFQPTDSVKHPESDFPLTYARGNRGFFQYGSLRRYIEDNSYGLHTVVPYRAWSASSGLINTVTPDSSGDPKRAIVNWLTVPKVKMIEGDSGKIKANFESPYTLADSAILAAKEARVIAWDSIDVVIIYYAGLNAFGYSKAGTFRDSEDTIQYAISSERYGVDGDANAFCFIYPRVVFHEFLHAAFGAQDLHYKNIKPYCVGVGHFSIMGDSSPLAAYTPEMLDPWHKLRMGWLRYYVPDALKDTLNLITPIDTTNFYLPVVSEPYNGGPPYVLVIPFRMHPDVDGWNRSARRYLIVENRRAVGWDRVVAVDEMDKNSPTYGQIRGTCGFLIWTSALDRWIEGWVYDADGDFRTWQSTELYGEPEDVYDGSPGRNVFSLWSEPNVFSWPEPNEGVRLKNEDQRNVYIEFPPYVDSSNINPISRLVIDRFVPAAHTYGDFVEEDVSPTKYAAQKKIHLHDTLTLAMFRADGKTYVMSGKDVDDLRDVACLNYAIAASDTLMDNSALTFYPNPALPSKWSMNYVWQQETEGGYFTRVEYADAALSSVKQQYRKTWGPFQQQPRPVIASRGQFGVLAFAGDDGIYSSTSTNAGMTWSEPALVPGSQAGSGIPCILMDSEARGDSAWLLAFVNRLNLKDETWLHRSSTNQTVRLSDNNQSACANPNASRLGDKLSVVYQYHDTKRDRNHIARIEVDLSKTDPPNDRDAFGLLMQKDDDVNRDPALIYTDTSDARKSLLYWVFNKGEKLLSAATYEQNDSLNGWYRGIEGALSSKPTSYPHLLLHEPGNPKLVVSRTGSSYGMQLLADSTPAVVVMTRNEDLDANPALLRLATQLGMMFRDAGGDHLMHARWRTPVVVRVADTIAIVHYDYGATKNFASAVMDSLTRTRVFNMTDEDVAVFALDLSMSQTAPDTIIFESQLVDAVSGQSISGSGEMRIAPRTGDTTVYIGLELPNGDPPTDCFIVTSMARGYYQPGELPRLDLTRYMLYSTETMPKRNSWASRVLPQTGSIQTYPQPTRDELRFVVEGAVPEASRAQLFDLLGRRVAEAPLLYNGRNSHGSMKLEGLVPGMYILTVPAPEGVRTTKVLVAR